One Candidatus Paceibacterota bacterium genomic region harbors:
- the rplT gene encoding 50S ribosomal protein L20, whose protein sequence is MARIKKGLNAQKRRRNVLKQVKGYRFGRSKKEAAAKEALAHAYQYAFGHRRDKKRDMRALFQTKIGAESKKHGISFSKLMGNLKKKNVELDRKVLATLAADYPKVFEAVAQLAISGI, encoded by the coding sequence ATGGCCAGAATCAAGAAAGGACTAAACGCGCAGAAGCGCCGCAGAAACGTACTCAAGCAGGTAAAGGGTTATCGCTTCGGCCGCTCCAAGAAGGAGGCCGCTGCCAAGGAGGCCCTCGCTCACGCCTACCAATACGCCTTCGGCCATCGCCGCGACAAGAAGCGTGATATGCGCGCGCTCTTCCAGACCAAGATCGGCGCAGAATCGAAGAAACACGGCATCTCCTTCAGCAAGCTGATGGGCAACCTCAAAAAGAAGAACGTAGAACTCGACCGCAAAGTCCTCGCCACCTTAGCCGCAGACTATCCGAAGGTATTCGAAGCCGTGGCGCAATTGGCAATTTCAGGGATTTAA
- a CDS encoding 50S ribosomal protein L35, which translates to MKTKKSMSKRFRVTKNGKVIGRKPGQNHFNAKESRSKQLRNKRGVELEVRRKELSSYLVLP; encoded by the coding sequence ATGAAAACAAAGAAATCAATGTCCAAGCGCTTCCGCGTGACCAAGAACGGCAAGGTCATCGGTCGCAAGCCCGGGCAAAATCACTTTAATGCCAAAGAGAGCCGTTCGAAACAGCTTCGCAACAAGCGCGGAGTCGAGCTCGAAGTGCGCCGCAAGGAATTATCGAGCTACCTCGTACTTCCATAA
- the infC gene encoding translation initiation factor IF-3 produces MFYKKIRINNQITAPELRVVMGDGQNLGVISISEALRVAKEQGLDLIEISPTAVPPVAKIMDFGKYQYLENKKQKVAKANAHVSELKMLQVKVGTGDHDLELKAKNASKFLKEGHKVHIELFLKGRSKYMEFNFLKERLERILVLITEPFKVTDPIKKSMKGLAVTIEKQ; encoded by the coding sequence TTGTTCTATAAGAAAATACGCATAAATAACCAGATTACCGCGCCCGAATTACGGGTTGTTATGGGTGATGGTCAAAATTTGGGCGTTATCTCCATAAGCGAGGCGCTAAGAGTCGCGAAGGAGCAGGGCTTAGACCTGATCGAGATCTCCCCGACCGCCGTACCCCCGGTGGCGAAGATCATGGACTTCGGCAAGTATCAGTACCTCGAAAACAAGAAGCAGAAGGTGGCCAAGGCGAACGCCCATGTCTCGGAGCTCAAGATGCTCCAAGTGAAGGTGGGCACCGGCGACCACGACCTAGAGCTCAAGGCCAAGAACGCCTCCAAGTTCCTGAAGGAAGGGCACAAAGTTCACATCGAGCTCTTCCTCAAGGGCCGTTCCAAATATATGGAGTTCAACTTCTTGAAGGAGCGTTTGGAACGAATTCTGGTTCTTATCACCGAGCCGTTCAAGGTCACTGACCCGATAAAGAAAAGTATGAAGGGTTTAGCAGTAACTATAGAAAAACAATAA
- a CDS encoding ABC-2 family transporter protein: protein MNELKFALYAIKKNIQSSAELRTSFLMNVIGMALNNIAFIILWVFFVKSVGIIGGWTASDIIGMQGFLAISYGIVFSACGGLRKLADYVSSGSFDRFMLSPKNLLLRIATSAFGASALGDLTFGIVGLIAYAFLIHASVFQILLAIPLIIISTLVFFSAVVTVYSFSFFFVDANTVTTGLFELFMTPTLFHGGAFQGGMRFVYTFIIPSLLVGALPIEAIRNFTPDKIILLFTLSIFWFFLSINIFKYGVRKYESANFMTFGG, encoded by the coding sequence ATGAATGAACTTAAATTCGCCTTATATGCAATAAAGAAGAATATCCAGAGCAGTGCGGAACTTCGCACCAGCTTCCTTATGAACGTCATCGGCATGGCGCTTAATAATATCGCCTTCATTATTCTCTGGGTATTCTTCGTTAAATCTGTCGGTATCATCGGCGGATGGACAGCGTCAGACATAATCGGCATGCAAGGGTTCTTGGCAATCAGTTACGGTATCGTATTTTCTGCCTGTGGCGGTCTGCGCAAACTTGCTGACTATGTGTCGTCCGGCTCATTCGATCGATTTATGCTCTCGCCAAAAAATTTACTATTGCGAATAGCCACGTCGGCCTTCGGCGCTTCTGCGCTCGGCGATCTGACCTTCGGCATTGTCGGACTTATTGCCTATGCCTTTTTAATTCATGCCTCTGTTTTCCAAATCCTGTTGGCGATACCGCTTATAATTATTTCAACACTTGTGTTCTTCTCTGCTGTGGTTACTGTATACTCCTTCAGCTTCTTCTTCGTCGATGCGAATACTGTTACGACCGGACTCTTCGAGCTCTTTATGACACCGACATTATTCCATGGCGGAGCGTTCCAAGGCGGGATGCGATTCGTTTACACATTTATTATTCCGTCACTACTGGTCGGCGCCTTACCTATTGAGGCGATTAGGAACTTCACGCCGGATAAAATAATTTTACTTTTTACACTATCAATATTCTGGTTCTTCCTATCAATAAATATTTTCAAGTACGGCGTACGCAAATATGAAAGCGCCAACTTCATGACCTTCGGCGGCTAG
- a CDS encoding ATP-binding cassette domain-containing protein codes for MKSNSITVTNLTKKFAFSARDSSRGWVRNLFAPVTKEIIAVDNISLSVKSGERVAFIGPNGAGKSTTIKMLTGILYPTAGEISVLGLDPAKDRKKLAYQIGTVFGQRSQLLPNLPITDSFEFFGVMYDMTDTEIKKRIEELVGIFDLGSFATQPVRKLSLGQRMRAEVAAALIHKPKIILLDEPTIGLDVVAKKSLRDLLLKINKEEKTTIFLTSHDVGDVETLCDRTIIINHGVIIKNLPTNELAKAFVYEKYIDLIADEHFRNFPELPDGIRYASKDVNKISVIVDINKISVKNALRKLLDLFEVEDIDVNNADLEAVIRHIYESDKAGQ; via the coding sequence ATGAAATCCAATTCGATAACTGTTACTAATCTGACGAAAAAGTTCGCCTTTTCGGCCAGAGACTCTTCTCGTGGATGGGTCAGAAACCTCTTTGCGCCCGTGACCAAAGAGATAATAGCCGTGGACAACATCTCCCTCTCGGTCAAAAGCGGCGAGCGAGTGGCCTTTATCGGCCCGAACGGCGCAGGCAAGTCCACTACGATTAAAATGCTTACGGGCATATTATACCCAACTGCGGGAGAAATAAGCGTCTTAGGCCTTGACCCAGCAAAGGACAGAAAGAAACTCGCTTATCAGATAGGTACTGTCTTCGGCCAGCGTTCACAACTCCTGCCCAACTTGCCCATCACAGACTCGTTCGAATTCTTTGGCGTGATGTACGACATGACCGATACGGAAATAAAAAAGCGGATTGAAGAATTGGTCGGAATATTCGACCTAGGCTCGTTTGCCACTCAACCGGTTAGGAAATTATCGCTCGGCCAGCGTATGCGGGCAGAAGTCGCAGCCGCCCTCATCCATAAGCCTAAGATAATTCTGCTCGACGAGCCAACCATCGGCCTCGACGTGGTGGCCAAGAAATCTCTGCGCGATTTGCTTCTTAAGATAAATAAAGAAGAGAAAACGACAATATTCCTAACCTCGCACGATGTCGGTGATGTCGAAACTCTCTGCGACAGGACCATCATCATCAATCATGGCGTGATAATCAAGAACTTGCCGACTAATGAACTGGCCAAGGCCTTCGTTTACGAGAAATACATCGACCTTATCGCCGATGAACATTTCCGGAACTTCCCCGAACTGCCGGATGGCATACGCTACGCCTCTAAAGACGTGAATAAAATTTCCGTCATCGTAGATATAAATAAAATTTCGGTAAAAAACGCTCTCCGTAAATTGCTCGACCTGTTCGAAGTTGAGGACATCGACGTGAACAACGCCGACCTTGAGGCGGTAATCAGACACATCTATGAAAGCGATAAGGCTGGCCAATAA
- the smpB gene encoding SsrA-binding protein SmpB: MFTEIRNKKAHFNYDILEKFEAGIELFGFEVKSVKGGHGSLEGTRVIIRDNEAYLIGVNIPPYQTGNTPAGYDPTRTRKLLLTKKEIKELIGKGEQAGLTIVPLALYNKSGRIKVSIAVAKGRKKYDKREVLKKRDAERDIRRTLSS; this comes from the coding sequence ATGTTTACCGAAATCCGCAACAAGAAGGCCCACTTTAACTACGATATCCTCGAGAAATTTGAGGCGGGGATAGAGCTTTTTGGATTTGAAGTAAAATCAGTGAAAGGCGGGCACGGGAGCTTGGAGGGAACACGCGTTATTATTCGTGATAATGAGGCATATCTAATAGGCGTAAATATTCCGCCGTATCAGACGGGCAACACGCCGGCTGGGTATGACCCAACGCGCACGCGCAAGCTTTTACTGACTAAGAAGGAAATTAAAGAGCTGATTGGTAAGGGCGAACAGGCAGGCTTGACTATCGTGCCACTGGCGTTGTATAATAAGAGCGGACGGATCAAAGTAAGCATTGCGGTCGCCAAGGGTCGTAAGAAGTACGACAAGCGCGAAGTCTTAAAGAAGAGAGACGCCGAACGCGACATTCGCAGAACTTTGTCATCGTAA
- a CDS encoding GIY-YIG nuclease family protein, with protein MYCLYMIKNSKNDLYVGITENPDTRVRTHNKNCGAWFTKNKPDFNLVFLEEYDTLIQARQREIQIKKWRREKKELLIERYKLGSDTKVKT; from the coding sequence ATGTATTGTCTGTATATGATTAAAAATTCAAAAAACGATTTATACGTCGGCATCACTGAAAATCCGGACACGCGTGTTCGCACACACAATAAAAATTGTGGTGCGTGGTTTACAAAAAATAAACCAGACTTTAATTTGGTTTTTCTGGAAGAATACGACACGCTAATACAAGCCAGACAAAGAGAAATCCAAATTAAAAAATGGCGGCGAGAAAAGAAGGAACTCCTGATTGAGAGATACAAACTCGGATCCGATACAAAAGTTAAAACATGA
- a CDS encoding adenylyltransferase/cytidyltransferase family protein, with protein sequence MPKTGMLFGVFDHLHPGHEYFLREAAGQCQKLIVVVTHDTLVRELKDHSPKQSARERMRGVKESMPEAKVVMGDKHLGSWEILKKYKPDIVFLGYDQENIVSELKKMKIQYEFINAHHPKKFKSSLLNKK encoded by the coding sequence ATGCCAAAAACAGGAATGCTGTTCGGGGTCTTCGACCACTTGCACCCGGGGCACGAGTACTTCCTCCGCGAGGCGGCCGGCCAATGCCAGAAGCTTATTGTCGTCGTTACGCACGACACGCTCGTCCGCGAACTCAAAGATCACTCTCCTAAACAATCCGCCCGCGAACGAATGCGTGGCGTGAAGGAGAGTATGCCGGAGGCCAAAGTCGTCATGGGCGACAAACATCTCGGCTCATGGGAGATTCTGAAGAAATATAAACCCGATATAGTATTCCTCGGCTATGACCAAGAGAACATCGTGAGCGAATTAAAAAAAATGAAAATCCAGTACGAGTTCATAAACGCCCACCATCCGAAGAAATTCAAGTCCAGCTTGCTAAATAAAAAATAA
- the eno gene encoding phosphopyruvate hydratase: MNKIQSIHAREILDSRGNPTVEVDLTLEGGAMGRASVPSGASTGTYEALELRDGDPKRYGGKGVLKAVKNINEEISFAIIGKTVDQTLLDQTLIMLDGTPNKSKLGANAILGVSLAYAKTSKTLGVSKQDPDAERQILLPVPMMNVINGGAHAAGSTDIQEFMIVPHGLPTFHDALRAGAEIFHALGKILNKEGFQTTVGDEGGYAPALGGNMSAAKFIVEAINAVGYVPGKDISIALDIAASELKVVSEERPLSGGLTSDSIYELKIAKKKMTTEEMVDWYAEMITNYPIVSIEDPLHEDDWEGYSKLTKRLGDKIQIVGDDLYVTNMTRLERGLVEKSTNAILIKLNQIGTVSETLKVIDKAKAAGWGTIISHRSGETEDTAIADLAVSTGAGQIKTGSLCRGERTAKYNQLLRLEESAGDKAVYAGLKLFKSPSR; this comes from the coding sequence ATGAACAAAATACAATCAATACACGCGCGGGAGATACTTGACTCGCGTGGCAATCCGACGGTGGAGGTAGACCTTACGCTGGAAGGTGGCGCGATGGGGCGAGCCTCGGTGCCGTCCGGTGCATCGACCGGTACTTATGAAGCGCTGGAGCTCCGCGATGGCGACCCGAAACGATATGGAGGCAAAGGAGTATTGAAGGCGGTCAAGAATATTAATGAAGAGATCTCCTTTGCAATAATCGGCAAGACCGTTGACCAGACCCTATTAGACCAAACTCTCATAATGCTCGACGGTACGCCGAACAAGTCCAAACTCGGCGCCAACGCTATTCTCGGCGTCTCGCTGGCTTATGCTAAGACGTCTAAGACGCTCGGCGTCTCAAAACAGGACCCGGACGCCGAGCGTCAAATTCTTTTACCGGTACCGATGATGAACGTGATAAACGGCGGAGCGCACGCAGCCGGCTCGACCGATATTCAGGAATTTATGATCGTTCCGCATGGTTTGCCAACTTTTCATGATGCTTTACGCGCAGGTGCAGAAATATTTCATGCATTAGGGAAAATTCTTAATAAAGAAGGTTTTCAAACTACCGTCGGTGACGAAGGCGGTTACGCGCCAGCCTTGGGTGGCAACATGAGTGCGGCCAAATTTATTGTCGAAGCGATAAATGCGGTAGGTTACGTTCCGGGTAAAGATATAAGTATTGCGCTAGATATCGCAGCAAGCGAGCTCAAAGTCGTGTCCGAGGAGAGACCTCTCTCTGGAGGACTCACCTCGGACTCTATATACGAACTCAAGATTGCCAAGAAAAAAATGACAACAGAAGAGATGGTAGACTGGTATGCGGAGATGATTACGAACTATCCGATAGTCTCTATAGAAGACCCGCTACACGAAGATGACTGGGAGGGCTATAGTAAACTCACAAAACGTCTGGGTGATAAAATACAAATAGTTGGCGACGATCTCTATGTTACCAATATGACCCGCCTAGAGCGCGGTCTAGTAGAGAAAAGCACGAACGCAATTTTGATAAAATTAAATCAGATCGGTACAGTATCGGAGACGCTAAAAGTAATAGATAAAGCGAAGGCGGCCGGTTGGGGCACAATAATCTCGCATCGTTCCGGCGAGACGGAGGATACAGCAATAGCCGACCTGGCAGTAAGCACTGGAGCTGGCCAGATTAAAACCGGCTCACTCTGCCGAGGCGAGCGTACGGCGAAATATAATCAGCTTCTTAGATTGGAAGAATCGGCGGGCGACAAGGCGGTGTACGCCGGACTAAAATTATTTAAATCTCCTTCACGATAA
- the pyk gene encoding pyruvate kinase: MELRKKTKIVATIGPATEKTEILTNLIEAGLDVARFNFSHGSHEEHQVRLEAVKAAASKTRKTIAVIQDLSGPKIRIGDFSTEHVQLVSGEPFTLTTEQITGDTTRAYVNYPLLPKEVKVGGQILLDDGKKRLEVTSIKGKEVHCKVIVGGEIKGRRGVNLPGANLSISALTEKDKEDLQFGLNNKVTYFALSFVRHADDIAELRAILDVAGSDAGIIAKIETPEAVDNIDAIIALSDGVMVARGDLAIEVPAEMVPMIQKMIIRKCNDAGKPVITATQMLESMINSPVPTRAEVSDIANAIIDGTDAVMLSEETALGKYPAEAVRVMSRVALQIEQNYPERDLQYKSDNTEIPDAITSSAVKLAHDINAELIVALTESGFTARMISRFKPNRLIVAMTPNEHASEKVMLSFGCYPLIIPRFKTIDEAFDLVRSHCLKHGICEIGGKVVIAAGAPFDTKGTPTNMLIVKEI, from the coding sequence ATGGAACTCAGAAAAAAAACTAAGATAGTCGCCACTATCGGGCCGGCAACAGAGAAGACGGAAATTCTGACGAATCTCATAGAAGCCGGGCTCGACGTCGCCCGTTTTAATTTCTCTCATGGCTCTCACGAAGAGCATCAAGTTCGCCTGGAGGCAGTTAAAGCCGCTGCAAGTAAGACCCGTAAAACAATAGCGGTTATTCAAGACTTGAGCGGGCCCAAAATACGTATTGGAGATTTTAGTACTGAACACGTACAACTTGTCTCTGGCGAGCCCTTTACACTTACGACCGAACAAATAACCGGCGACACCACTCGTGCTTACGTTAATTATCCCCTCTTACCGAAAGAAGTAAAGGTTGGCGGACAGATACTCTTGGATGACGGAAAGAAGCGCTTGGAAGTAACGAGTATTAAAGGCAAAGAAGTGCATTGTAAAGTGATAGTCGGCGGAGAAATTAAGGGCCGACGCGGAGTGAATCTGCCGGGCGCCAACCTGTCTATAAGCGCGCTTACAGAAAAAGACAAAGAAGACCTGCAATTCGGCCTGAATAACAAAGTTACCTACTTCGCACTCTCATTCGTCCGCCACGCCGACGACATTGCCGAGTTGCGCGCTATCCTAGACGTGGCCGGCAGTGATGCGGGAATAATCGCCAAGATCGAAACGCCGGAGGCCGTCGACAATATCGATGCGATAATTGCCCTCTCTGATGGCGTCATGGTCGCGCGTGGCGACCTGGCGATAGAAGTACCAGCCGAGATGGTGCCAATGATCCAGAAGATGATAATCAGAAAGTGTAATGACGCCGGCAAGCCCGTCATCACTGCGACTCAGATGCTCGAGTCGATGATAAATTCACCAGTACCAACGCGCGCTGAAGTGTCAGACATCGCCAATGCCATCATAGACGGCACCGACGCCGTGATGCTTTCGGAAGAAACCGCACTCGGCAAATATCCGGCCGAAGCGGTGCGAGTAATGTCGCGCGTCGCGCTACAGATAGAACAGAATTATCCCGAGCGCGATCTCCAATATAAATCAGACAACACCGAGATCCCGGACGCGATCACCAGTTCTGCGGTAAAACTTGCTCATGATATTAACGCCGAGCTCATTGTCGCCCTGACAGAGTCTGGCTTTACCGCCAGGATGATATCGCGTTTCAAACCCAACAGGCTTATCGTCGCCATGACCCCGAATGAACACGCGTCGGAGAAAGTGATGCTCTCTTTTGGCTGTTATCCGCTAATCATCCCCCGCTTCAAGACTATTGATGAAGCCTTCGATCTCGTCCGTAGCCACTGCCTTAAGCATGGTATCTGTGAAATAGGTGGCAAGGTTGTGATAGCCGCCGGCGCTCCGTTCGACACCAAGGGGACTCCAACCAATATGCTTATCGTGAAGGAGATTTAA
- a CDS encoding PH domain-containing protein, whose product MTADYIHHGGHIELHGHKTVPKQYRGALEVSNRTFPSAPNFFVVQLTRMSVVILFMSAVFVLGPLLYIRRLIGGWEVSLICAGLILGILVVLYAIYLNFWMQKFKFKFFPDYIDVTAGVFRRIERSVPFSGIRNIRVNQDMFERMGNVAHIRVENAITGGVLEGDQSTTLTLMGFPVDEAYRLADIINSCIRPEHKNK is encoded by the coding sequence ATGACCGCAGATTACATCCATCATGGGGGGCACATAGAATTACACGGCCATAAGACAGTACCGAAGCAATACCGTGGCGCCCTAGAAGTCTCCAACCGCACATTCCCAAGTGCGCCGAATTTCTTCGTCGTTCAACTCACCAGGATGTCTGTTGTTATACTTTTTATGTCGGCGGTGTTCGTTTTAGGACCGTTATTGTACATTAGGCGACTCATCGGCGGATGGGAAGTGTCACTCATTTGTGCTGGTCTTATCCTCGGTATTCTTGTCGTCTTGTATGCAATTTACCTCAATTTCTGGATGCAGAAATTTAAGTTCAAGTTCTTTCCAGATTATATCGATGTGACAGCCGGAGTATTTCGCAGAATCGAGAGAAGCGTGCCGTTCTCCGGCATTCGGAATATCCGCGTCAATCAAGATATGTTTGAGCGGATGGGCAACGTCGCCCATATTCGGGTAGAGAATGCCATCACGGGAGGAGTGCTGGAGGGCGACCAATCAACCACACTTACTCTTATGGGTTTTCCTGTAGACGAGGCGTATCGGTTAGCAGATATTATCAACTCTTGCATTCGTCCTGAGCACAAAAATAAATAA
- the ftsH gene encoding ATP-dependent zinc metalloprotease FtsH, translating to MLKKDKKEKKKNNGSSPLEQLSGQILIAIVVLMIFTSAYSLFSPEKKTQTEVPVSDVAKEITLGNVTKIAVEGDQLNITLRDGKTEFAKKEPGSTVYETIQAYGVSPDRLSAVQIEVLGPSGWDFFFGLVLPYIPLIALILLFIWFLSRQVKVSSMQAFSFGQSKARMIDPNDEKQKVRFSDVAGAKEAKEELMEIVDFLKNPKKFLDIGARIPKGVILMGPPGSGKTLLARAVAGEAGVPFLYLSGSEFVEMFVGVGASRVRDLFNMAKKAAPAIIFIDEIDAVGRHRGGGVGGGNDEREQTLNQILVEMDGFEPNDKVIVMAATNRPDVLDVALLRPGRFDRRVTIDLPDINDREAILKIHGAKMPFAEDVKLRTIAERTPGFSGADLANLMNEASILAAREERTKVGQFDLIRSVEKVMLGPERKSHVLGPKEKEITAYHEMGHALIASVLEYSDPVHKVSIISRGRAAGYTLKLPLEEKRMHTKKQFMDDIAVSLGGYTAEQMIFGDVTTGASNDIAVASALARDMVTRYGMSDKVGPVDVAGDDHMLIAGGRISGTGVSENTAAIIDSEVSKIMNDAGTRAKRILAEHEKALHNMSNELTKVETIERKEFEDLLILNGIKPKKLPDNLPVSEPVVITPET from the coding sequence ATGTTAAAAAAGGACAAAAAAGAAAAAAAGAAGAATAACGGATCGAGCCCCCTCGAGCAGCTTTCTGGTCAGATTCTGATCGCGATCGTGGTTCTAATGATCTTCACCAGTGCTTATTCGCTATTTTCTCCTGAAAAAAAGACTCAAACGGAAGTGCCGGTATCTGACGTTGCGAAAGAAATAACGCTTGGTAATGTAACGAAGATAGCAGTAGAAGGCGATCAGCTTAATATCACGTTAAGGGATGGTAAGACAGAGTTCGCCAAAAAGGAACCGGGGAGCACCGTGTACGAAACAATCCAGGCTTACGGCGTAAGTCCCGACAGATTATCCGCTGTGCAGATAGAAGTGCTCGGCCCTTCCGGCTGGGACTTTTTCTTCGGTCTTGTGTTGCCCTACATTCCGCTTATAGCACTGATTCTACTTTTCATCTGGTTTCTTTCTAGGCAGGTTAAGGTATCTTCGATGCAGGCATTCTCTTTCGGCCAGTCCAAGGCGCGCATGATTGATCCTAACGATGAGAAGCAAAAGGTTAGATTTTCTGATGTGGCCGGTGCCAAGGAGGCAAAAGAAGAATTGATGGAGATTGTCGACTTTCTCAAGAACCCAAAGAAATTTCTGGATATTGGCGCGCGTATTCCGAAAGGCGTAATACTAATGGGACCACCGGGCTCGGGTAAGACTCTGCTAGCGCGCGCAGTTGCCGGCGAGGCTGGCGTGCCGTTTTTATATTTATCAGGATCCGAATTCGTCGAAATGTTTGTGGGTGTCGGAGCTTCACGCGTACGCGACCTCTTTAATATGGCGAAGAAAGCGGCGCCGGCAATAATATTCATAGATGAGATTGACGCAGTTGGCAGACATCGTGGTGGGGGTGTCGGTGGTGGCAATGATGAACGCGAACAGACGTTGAACCAAATTCTCGTTGAGATGGACGGCTTCGAGCCGAACGATAAAGTTATCGTGATGGCGGCGACGAACAGGCCGGATGTGCTTGACGTGGCACTGCTCCGCCCGGGCCGATTCGACCGCCGCGTTACTATCGACTTGCCGGACATTAACGATCGTGAAGCGATACTAAAAATTCATGGCGCCAAGATGCCGTTTGCTGAAGATGTTAAGCTCCGCACAATCGCCGAACGCACCCCGGGATTCTCCGGCGCCGACCTTGCGAACTTGATGAACGAGGCATCAATCCTCGCCGCTCGCGAAGAACGTACTAAGGTTGGCCAATTCGATCTTATAAGATCGGTAGAGAAAGTCATGCTCGGTCCAGAGCGCAAGAGCCACGTTCTCGGCCCGAAAGAGAAAGAGATAACCGCTTATCACGAGATGGGCCACGCTCTTATCGCTTCTGTATTGGAATATTCCGATCCTGTGCACAAGGTGTCAATCATTTCTCGCGGTCGGGCGGCAGGGTATACTCTTAAACTCCCACTTGAAGAAAAAAGGATGCACACCAAGAAGCAGTTTATGGACGACATCGCGGTTTCCTTGGGCGGCTATACGGCAGAGCAGATGATATTCGGTGATGTCACGACCGGAGCATCGAATGATATTGCTGTCGCTTCGGCGCTCGCAAGAGATATGGTGACGCGTTACGGTATGTCGGACAAAGTTGGCCCGGTGGATGTGGCCGGCGACGATCATATGCTCATTGCCGGCGGTAGAATTTCCGGCACTGGCGTATCCGAGAATACTGCCGCGATTATCGATTCTGAAGTTTCTAAAATCATGAACGATGCAGGAAC